The following nucleotide sequence is from Zingiber officinale cultivar Zhangliang chromosome 10A, Zo_v1.1, whole genome shotgun sequence.
TGGGAAAACTGTAATACTTTTCCACAAACGTTAATCTTCATGAACAAAAAGATGCATTTTTCTCCTAACTTTGCTATTAAAGTTTCCCCAGTGCACTCTTGTTCTTTCACTCAGTGAACAACACATTTTCTTTATGTACATTCTAAAGATTACAGTTGAAATATTACTGTTCGAGTTTGAGAAATGTTATGAAATGTTCCTAAATTTCAGACTTTACTGGAGAAGTTGAAATCATCGTACTCAAACACAGAAGGGCTCCCTCCTGATAGAATAGTTCCAACAGTTGGGCTGAATATTGGTCGAGTTGAGGCTTCAAATGCAAAGCTTGTTTTTTGGGATCTTGGAGGTCAGGTGTGTTCTGTGCCTATTAAtattgaaataataataaaatttatggcTCATGATGTAATGAACTGGTGCCATGGGTTTGACTATACATGTATATTTAGTCTAGCTTCATGAGTTATTTGACTTGACAAGTGCAATAAAACACGTATATACTGTCTAAAAAAATGACAATAGATACAATATATAGCATTTTTTTTATGTCAATGTATTGAATTATGTCCATATATACCATTCTTACTCTTTTTCGAAGTGTATCTATCCATTGATCCTTAGTTTGAGTAAGCATTGCTATCTTATATATTTAATGTACTTGTTAAGAAGTACATTGGATAAAGTATTAAgggattttaaatattttagaaCACTTATACTCCACCTATGGATATGTACTTAACagctaataaatgctccagttatgcgatatgaaactatgacaaatacgcacatcaaacgaggaagactAAATAAGagttggttagcaataataaaataagataaaatttgtttaagtattgatgatgatataataggggatAAAGCCCAATGACATAGAAAGATCCATATAGCctaccccacctagtgggataagatttGGTTTTCattgttgtacttataccctagCTATTAAAATTATCCTTCTAATTAATCTATCATTGATTACTTGTGAAGACACTATGGTATGCTAATTATTTATAGCCCATCTAGAAGGTTTCTAGAGCTTGTGTTGAATTATGATTTTCTTAGGTTAAAATTTGCTAAAAGTTATATTTATGAGCATATCTACCAAACGGCACACCTAAACTTGAGAATTTCGGACGAATGCTATAAGTTACCTTTTTTCCCCAAAGGGTACACATCCCTAAAACACTCCTTAGTTCAACTGTCTGCTTATTCACGAAAGCCATCAAGGTGGTTTAGTCAATAAACTTAAATAAGTCACAAATGCAAAAGTAGGACCATATTTAGAATCACTGTCATCCTAGAAACACGTCTATGCACTTATTGCTATTTTTCATGTGCAATAAGGTCATCAAAGTGGGTTGACTCAGACCACCTACCCATGGAGAGATAAAATCACAGATGGAATTAGTGCCTTTTCACGAACATATACATGCCATCAAATTTGTATTTCATGTACAGAAAAGCCATCAGGGTATTTGGCCTAACCACTTTGATTGtcgaaaattaattttgacttgaaaAATTCAAGTAAATCTCATTCTCTGAATCCAATAGTATTTTATTTGTTCAAAATGGTAGTGTTTGGACCCTCTAGAAAATCTAaatctaaagtttttttttttcataatattaagggtttttgaaaaatagtggTGAGAGAAAGCACCTTTGGGAGAAAAAAAAGGGAGACTTGGAGTGTACATTGGAAATTCCTATCTTTTGGTGTGCCCTTTGGGAAATTTGTCAATTTTATGATGATATTAAATTAGTAGCTCAAAAGGAGTTATTTGTTATTATCAAGTCATGAGTTCCCTGGCTTGTGCTGATTTATTCATTGGCATCATATTAAtgcataattttctttttattcttgctTAATATATTTGTTGATTAATTTGCTGTTCTGCTTATCCAAATTTGCAGTTTAAAGAAAATGCAATTTTCTTAGCATTCTTCATAATTTGTGGTAGTACTTTGCTGGTCTTCTAATTCACAAATATTTCTTCCACGACCCAATAAAGATGTAGGGATGTGAGCAACTCTATCATTTGGTTGACGAATTGTACAGTTGATCCTTTTTAGGATCAATAAATGCTATGCGTTGGGAAGTAGAATTGCAGGATTATAGTTACACAAATAAGTCAAAGAATCACTGGTATATATCAATAGATTCTTTGTCTTAGGTTGTAAATGAACGAATCAGTTTCTTCTTGGTTAGCAAAATTAGTTGTTAGGATTTGAATGTGAATTCCTCTACCTTTTGATCATTAAAGTTTGAGTTGAAAGGTTTTGTCATAATTCTGGCAGATTGGTTTACGCACAATCTGGGAGAAATACTATGAGGAGGCACATGCTATAATGTATGTTATTGATGCTGCTTGTCCATCATCATTTGAAGATTCCAAATCAGCATTAGGTAAGTTCACGTGTATTGGTATTATGTATTGAATCTGGTTGTACTTTTTAGTCACTTCAGGTCCTGCAAAATATCTATGATAAACTTTTAAGACCATTGGGATATAGTAAAATCTAACACAAACCCTGAATTTCTGAACAGAAAAAGTACTTAGGCATGAAGATTTACGAGGCGCACCACTTCTGATACTAGCAAACAAGCAGGTGGTGGAACTTTGATttcaatactttttttttttcatatggaTTATGGTTAGCAGTAAGTTCTTTAAATTAGTATTCGGGAGCCTTCATGTTTTTGGTTAAGTATCTTGGAAATGTTTTTATAACATAAAGTTGGATTGTTGTCACATTTATTTTGTCCCTATGTATGACCTTTGTCTTTTAGGTGTATTTTTGCTTTCGACAAAGCAAATGTGACGAAGTAAGACACTACTTTCAGATAGACTAGGGATTATGTGGGTTTGACAGAGGTTCAATTCTCTTGTCTGGATAATATGCAATATAAGATACAAATATATCGCACAACTCGTTGAGCATGTTTAAGGATGATACTGATGTAGTACTTTTGCAGTACCATACACTAACTGACCTAATTTTTTATAAAGACAATCAAGTGTCAAAACTGTCTTCTGGCTCTCCAAGTTGAGCTAATTTCAGTTCATTCCTAAGGTACTGATGATACTCATGATTTAATATTTTGATTCAGATATAGATTACCATTTTCTTTCTTGTGCCTTCCCCCCTCTCTCCAATGTAAATTATCATAATTGCCTTGGTCACTTCAGTGATCTTGTTGCTCTATATAATAAGGGTTTTCTGACCATTACAATCATCAGGACCTGTCTGGAGCAGTCTCAACTGAGGAAATAGCAAGATATTTGGATCTGAAAGAGTTAAATGAAAAACTATGTATGTTTGAAGCTGTATCTGCATTCAATGGGTAAGCTGATTTTCTTTGATTCTCTAATTTTCATATCTAGAAAATGTGATGGCACCTGGTCAGTCCTGGACATTCAATTGGCATGTTTACCAAGGTTTTGGATAATATGTTTTGGGAGATTAGAGTCCTTGTTAAACGATTTATTCTTACTATGAACTTCACTAGATGACCAGGTATCTGCTACTTGCACAATATGATGACTTCAGCCTTCTTGCAATAAAgtctaattattattttttttagaaatgcaTTTAATCATTTGTGGAGTTGCTCTGAACTGTCTTATCTTTGATACTTCCCTTCATATCTGCAGAATGGGAATTAAATCTGCTATCAACTGGTTAGTGGACGTGATGGAAAGAAGCAAGCGCACAGATATGCTTAGAGTTCGTGCGGGCATAAATGGGTAGCAATTTCTAACCATGTTGTCTTATGATCATTGCATTCTGTTTCTCCTTACGGCATCATGAGGTTGTGAGTCTGATCACTTGTTCTAACCATATAGCATGGCATTTGTAAATCTGTTAGACATTTGTATGTCATTGCTATATGTGGAAATATTCTATCCAGAATAGCCAATAAATTAAGGGAAATACATAGAAATACATTTGGTCTATAGGAATACAAACAGAATTGTTCTCTAGTTCTTTTCTTTCATGTTGCTAATAATTCTACCATGTAGTTTGAGGGGGCCCTTAAGATATTATTCTTTTTGCCAAATGTCACTACATTTATTGTTTTTAAAATGGCTAATAGTCCATGTTTTTGTTGCAAACTACTCATTTCTCTAGGTTAAAATgcgtttcaaaatatttttttgttgccAAATATTTGCTCTtgcatttaataaataaatttctaatttaaattaCTTGCAGTTTGTGAGTTTCACATAGTAATTTTGTTGTACAAGATAAAAGCAATAATTAACCTAGTTCTTGCTAATGATTTTGATTAATTTGATGTTATAATATGAGCACGTATGATTTGTCATTGAATGTTATGGCATGTGGAACTTTATTAACTGGATGTATATAATTCTGTGCTAATCCAATTTATATAGTATTGTATTACCAACTCAGTCAAGGCACATGTAATTTAATTGTTTCTTGGCCCTTAATCTAATGTCAGCGTCATAATCTGGTAAGATCCATTTATTCTGTAACTTGTAATAAATATCTTCATGTTTTTTGTTCACTGCGCGTCACAATAGTTAAGGGGAGTAGATGATAATTCAGAAACGGCAAGTTGTCATAACATTATAGTGTCACacctaattattatttttatcaccAAAAAACTGACATGTTCTATTCTCGTTAGATGCTCATCGGCTATTGAAAAAGGTTTTACAcggtttaaaatttatttcaaatcaTTATGaggtttaaaagtttttaaaatttaaattacatattaaataaataaattcatgtCACTCATTTATCAATTGCATTCCAAATTATGTCAGCTCGAATGCCTGGCTTAATCATATTTGTATATGTAGTGCTAGATTGACATGAGAAGTCACATAAGGTCGTTggtcagccgtgtgggctgatggaaTACCTTTTTGCTGCAATGGATGGACATGAGAAGAGTGGATTTAACTTTTATGCTTACTGTTTTTTAtttacaattttaaaatttaaaaatacatcTCATTGATTAGTTTTGGATCATCGatttgattttataaaattttttttattggatAAATCGAAAAGTATTTGTGACGGATAGTTAAGTAACATAACATTCTTTGATTGCGTGTATtatttggagaatttttttttataaatttatcattGAATTAAGGATATTTGAATGATAATTTGAATATATTATCCTGCAAACATAGTCCGGGgcaatctaaattttaaaaataaaaccacAAACAGTTGCTTTGTACAATAGTGAGAGAGCTAAACCCAAATAATAACCTATTCAATCAAACTATTAAAAAAGACTTGCTTTTTATTTCTCTCACACTTTATGTTGTgtataagataaaaaaaaattaaattacacGTGTATAATGGCATTGTGAAATGCAGATGCCCGCATAATATAAAATTTGTGGACATTAAATTGCACAATTTACATATATTATGCACTCAACTGtcaattttttttcaacttaatttttaaagtattttattattgaaaaattttaaaataacattttaaaatgtaaatataaaaattaaagaaaatgagTCATCACGATGATTTAGTGACTCcattttagattttataattGTGAACCCAATGAACAAGAACGAATTAAACATATAacgataaaaatagaataaatCTATAATTCCAAAAGACGAATCTAGAGTagaaatattcattaaaaatatatatattttttatgattttaaaaacattttaatgtCTCCCATAAACTAAAAAAACATACTAAATATtctataataatttattaaaaataaaacatggacaAACAATTACTTGGTGGTGCTTAGCTATTCCCCCATGTCATCCCCGGGGCTATGGTGACATTTAGGTTTTTATCCAGGTATTTATGATTCGATCCTCAGCGATGacgtatttatagaaattttttctacaaATGAGAAGCACAACCAAAGGAAGTTAGGTTTCTACTTTCTTGGATGGCTGCCGCGTGCATTTCCCAATTTACCCTTATGACTGGAGGAAAACTTCCGTGGGATCGGGCCGGTCACCCTTAGGGATAGTCAATGACATTAACTATGTTTATCATTTAGTCCCTGGGGCTATGATGTCGCGGTaagacatccaggttgtcacctaGACACCCTCGGTTCGATTCCTAACTATGACATATTTGCAAGAATTTTCCATTCAAATAGGGAGCGCAACCAAAGGAAATTGGGTTTCTGGGCTAACCGTCGCGCGTTCTTTTCGATTTACCCCTGTAGCCGATGGAAATTTTTTATAGGATCGAACCGATCACTCTAGAGATAGTCAACGAGGCTCACTATGCCCCATGCCTAACTTCGCTTGTTTGTTGCACAGGGCACATGCTTGTGTTTCGTTGTgcccaatattttttttattcgaACTCATTTACTTCATGAACCTAACCAACTTATCACCTTCAATCTTACTAACCCTAATCGATAATAATTTTTGATGCAATCGGGGTTAACTCGGTTAGTTCGGCATCCTACGAAAATTCAGGCACTCAGTTGATGCCCTTCACAACATCGGAGGCGTCCAATCTAGAATTTCTCTACTTGAATGGCCATGGTGGTTCAGTGAAGAGAATGAATCTTAGTTGAATAGGTTACTCCCGACATTCCCTGGCACACAACCAACTTTGGCAAGGTTGCCTGCTGGGAAACTATACAACGAATAAGGTAGGACCCCCGACGTTGAGGCTGAAGTCAAGAAGGACAGTTGATGTGATAGTCAAAGTTAAGGAGGGGTCAGCATTCAGGGCTAGCACGGTTGGCCGTGCACTCTAGCCGATCGGATCTTTTATCCGATCGGATTCTGAGTCCTCCTAGCCCGATTGAAGCCCGAGTCCTCCTAGTCAATTGAAGCCTGAATCCTCCTGACTCGATGGACAACCGAGTCCTCTTGGCTCAATGGAGAACTGGGTTCTCTCAGTTTGATTGGAGCTTCTAGACATATGTCCCAACCGGACTCTTCTCCGATCATATGCTGAGTCCTCCAGATGGTCAATCTTCCTCACCCGACCCAACTTGTCTAAGAGCAATATCCGATTGGACAATAGATAAAACTCGTCCAACCCACCGTTATGATTAGTAGTTTCTCAACCCAACGACCCAATATTCCTTTTTAATGTTTTATGTTTCCATTATCAGAGAATCAAGGGAATATTCCCTGTGCGAcccgtacggtggaagcttctaccTTGTAAACATAGAGGTGGTGGGCCCTAATTTAGGAAAGACCGTCGTATGTTAGATTGGTTGGTCATATTTTAGAAATACATTGATATTCGTGCAAAAAGAAAACAACAATATATAAGGTGTCTCCACTTACATGCATAGGTAAACTTCACTATCAGAGTTCACTATTTATcatctttcttctttatttttttttcctccgCCCATTgtctgacttgagcattggagtgcCTGTGCCGAGGACCCCTCCCTGGTCTGACCCCTGatgttttcttcttttagctCTTCTCTTTGACACTCAGGCTTGATCGCGACACCATGTCCCTCTTGCTCGGTCGCTGTCAAACTCAATGCCATCTAGATAGCGCGTCATTTTCCTcgattttagacaggatcaaatttggtgtcgtTTGTGGGAACTTTCCTTGTTTTTGAAATGcgaagatggaagaagttggacggtTCACAACAATTACCTTATCGCAAAAGGACTTGGAGTTGCTCATGGTCGCCAAGGCACAAAAGATGGCACAACAACAATAAGTTAATAGCCACCCTTTGCTTAATGACCTAGCATTCTCGGTGATACGACCTTATACCAAGTGGAGGATTAGGGCAGAAGGGCCGATGGAGTTTCCCCTAGTCCCTCCTCTGGTCGGTTTTAATCAGGTACCTGTACAGCTGATTGGTTTTTTTTCCCGTGCCCCCATCTCCGATCACATACCACAGGATGTTGTTCTTCATGCTTCTCGATGACATGAGCCATCCTGAGAGGCCCCAAGGATCATCCTCAGGAGATGCACCCACTCGGGATCAATGAAAAGGGAAGGTTCTAGTCCCCAATGACTCCTCGAACGGCTAAGTACGCCGTTCTCCCTGGAAATAAGAAGACAATATCCGATCCCTTGCAATTAGAGAGTATGGAAGCATGACTGAAGTGGAGGACCACTTGCTCAAGTTCGAAAATGCAGTCATCCTCTATCAATACACAAATGATGTCAAGTACCGAGTGTTCTTGACTACTCTCTTGGGCTCTACGTAAAGATGGTTCAACTGACTCTTGGTTGACTCCATATGCTGCTTCAAGGATTTCTGAAATgcattcctccaccactttgccaaCAGTTGTCGGTACTATAAAACTACACTAAGTTTATTCATTCTCAAGCAATGACCCAAGGAGGCATTGAGGGCATACAtcaagcgattcaaccaagtagtTATGGATGTTCCCTCGGCTACTCTAGAGATATTGGTGAGTGTCTTCTCCCAGGGGCTCATAGATGAGGACTTCTTCTAGTTCTTGATAAAGAAGCCCCCAGGGATTTGGATCACCTGCTAGAAAGGGTGACCAAGTACATTAATGTGAAGGAGTCTTAGTCCACTCGGAAGAAGGAAATAGCTATGTCTGCTCCTGTTAATGCATTAGAGCACCAAGCTCCTCTCCCTCCTCCGCCACACAAAGGACCTTGATTGAGCCATCCACCACATCCTCATGAGTAGAGGCCAAGCACTGCCCAACATGTGGAAGCCACTCGGGCTCCATTCCCGAGAGTCGTAGATGGGTCTAGATGTTCTGTACTTACCATCAGACGGAAACTCATAACACTCAGGAGTGTTATAGATACAACCAGGGGATGCGCCAAGAGATCAACTAAGGTTTTGCTAGCGTTCGTCATCTCCAAACAATTAGCCTATCAATGACCGAACGAACCCCTAGGTCGAGGCCCTAGGAATGTCGATAAAAACTGATAAAAACCATAACAATGAGACaactatgttggtgcaatttgcattaATTACTATGTTAGTAATTAgctctaagagccaatcatgagatgattaggctttttggattaatcattgagttagactcgaatgaacccactcattggattaagtgtaatccaaattagactcattaagttagactcaaatagatccaattattggattgagtcgaattgcatgagaatcaatgggttagactcattgggtgaacttgagttcaccaaggaagttgaatggtcaaaattcaacccttggattgaatggttgattttgagccattggattagaagatgaaagggtggagactcttggtattccatgggatgactataaatatcatttggatgatatttttcataagattttcatcacttgagaaggtgaaaggtctctttgtttcttcttcttcctcctttccttgcttggccgaaatatacatttgaggttgctagcacaaccttgtgtgtttccttctccatcttgttgagtttgtgagataaacgaaggcaaggcttgttcatgtggataccgtagaggcgcaaaCGCTTGATagtgctgtgatccgagctgtcgggagatcgtgagcatgcttcaaaggtataactctatcatgtctttagatctaacttagtataagattatgtttcccttcgcatagatcttctggaggaaataggtttttccgctgcgcatttgcGTGTTTAAGCAACCTATTCCCTTACAGTCGAGGCCCTAGGAATGTTGATAAAAACTGATAAAAACCATAACAATGAGACaactatgttggtgcaatttgcattaatgatctaacttagattttgataaatgacaaatgaattaaagttagagtgtttgtgatctaattgcttaACCTATTGTGCAGGAGTTGATGGGTCTGGAGgatctgacaccaggctgaaatctagtAAGGTTTGCGGGACCTGATAGTTggtgcgaagtctagataggtctgcAGGATCCAATATCTGGCGAGACGTCTGGTTGGGTCCGCAGGACCTAACAACCGGCTGAAGTCCAATTAGGTCTGCGGACCTAACAACTGGCGGAAAGATCTGGTGGGTCAAAGACAAGTCAAGCGACTGTAGTTGGTATGTAAGAGATaggcaactagaggagagatccaatgaggaTACGTTTCAGTAGATTTCTAACTGGACATTcatacttaacttaactaaccaaaTGAAAACTGCTATCTTTTCTATAGCTAACttgtaactaaaggttagatattTAAGGACCAATTTTATATGagtatttttaaactaagtttttattattagtacttcttaacttaattaatttcttaacttaaattaatttttaacttaacttaatttttaacttaaattaacttcttaacttaaattaacttcttaatttaaattaacttttaacttaaacttacttaatttttaatttaaattaacttcttaacttaaaaattaatttttaacttaattaacttcttaacttaaattaatttttaacttaacttaattaatttttaacttaaaatttaatttcttaacttaaattaatttttttaacttaactattttttaaaaaaaacttaattaaaacttttaacttaaaactttattaacaacttaattaaagttttttaaataacttaaaaaaaggGACTCCGACGCTTGGACAGCGTCTAGGCGCCCCTCCCCGTGACAACAAAAAGCTGCCCTTATTTTCGCTGGAGCACCCTCGATAtatggttccgggcgctcggaccttgtCCGGGTGTCCCGCTCCGCCTCCCAATCCAAGCGCTTGGACATAgtctaggcgctcggaccagCCTATATAAGGAGGCAAGCGGGCGCCCCTTACACTTGCCTTATTCCAAGTTTTTCAAAGAGTTCTTCATTTGAACTCTTCCAAAAATtggaaaaactatttttttcctaCTAAAATATTAAACCTTTTCTCCTCCGGTTCTTGAGCCGCGTTGT
It contains:
- the LOC122027836 gene encoding ADP-ribosylation factor-related protein 1-like; this encodes MFSLFYGLWNYMFSKTEFRVLILGVDKAGKTTLLEKLKSSYSNTEGLPPDRIVPTVGLNIGRVEASNAKLVFWDLGGQIGLRTIWEKYYEEAHAIMYVIDAACPSSFEDSKSALEKVLRHEDLRGAPLLILANKQDLSGAVSTEEIARYLDLKELNEKLCMFEAVSAFNGMGIKSAINWLVDVMERSKRTDMLRVRAGING